In one window of Hyalangium ruber DNA:
- a CDS encoding glutaminase has product MPSPYPLLLSELAAEVRPLLGQGRVADYIPLLAQADPSRFGLALATLEGEVCGTGDDQETFSIQSISKVFALALTLSRLGDALWRRVGKEPSGNPFNSLVQLEYERGLPRNPFINAGALVVTDALLSLTGDACGTVLTFLRAQVGLSQVAVDEDIAESEWQHRDRNAALAHFMKSFGNLTHPVDEVLRHYFRQCSIRMNCRQLAQAGLFLANHGLCPDGQRLLTRSQAKQINAIMLTCGTYDAAGEFAYRVGLPCKSGVGGGILAIIPNRMALATWSPGLDSHGNSLAGLAVLDHFTTRTGLSIF; this is encoded by the coding sequence ATGCCCTCCCCCTATCCCCTCCTCCTCTCGGAACTCGCGGCGGAAGTCCGGCCGCTGCTGGGACAGGGCCGCGTGGCGGACTACATCCCGCTGCTGGCCCAGGCAGACCCCTCGCGCTTCGGCCTGGCCCTGGCCACCCTGGAAGGCGAGGTGTGCGGCACCGGCGACGACCAGGAGACCTTCTCCATCCAGAGCATCTCCAAGGTCTTCGCCCTGGCGCTCACCCTCTCCCGCCTGGGCGATGCCCTCTGGCGGCGCGTGGGCAAGGAGCCGTCCGGCAACCCCTTCAACTCCCTGGTCCAGCTCGAGTACGAGCGCGGCCTGCCACGCAACCCCTTCATCAACGCCGGAGCCCTGGTCGTCACGGACGCCCTGCTGTCCCTCACCGGGGACGCCTGCGGCACGGTGCTCACGTTCCTGCGGGCCCAGGTCGGCCTTTCGCAGGTGGCCGTCGATGAGGACATCGCCGAGTCGGAGTGGCAGCACCGGGATCGCAACGCCGCCCTCGCCCACTTCATGAAGTCGTTCGGCAACCTCACCCACCCGGTCGACGAAGTCCTGCGGCACTACTTCCGGCAGTGCTCCATCCGCATGAACTGCCGGCAGTTGGCGCAGGCGGGCCTGTTCCTGGCCAACCATGGCCTCTGTCCGGACGGGCAGCGGCTGCTCACCCGCAGCCAGGCCAAGCAGATCAACGCCATCATGCTCACGTGCGGCACCTACGACGCCGCGGGCGAGTTCGCCTACCGGGTCGGCCTGCCCTGCAAGAGCGGTGTGGGCGGCGGCATCCTCGCCATCATCCCCAACCGCATGGCCCTCGCCACCTGGAGCCCGGGCTTGGACAGCCACGGAAACTCCCTGGCCGGGCTCGCGGTGTTGGACCACTTCACCACCCGCACGGGCCTCTCCATCTTCTAA
- a CDS encoding nuclear transport factor 2 family protein, whose protein sequence is MSPSEEGTLGQRWSRALETLFREREPALPAFLSLYDEHIQFQDPLQRVSGVAAYAELNRRFLARARRLDITVEELAEQDGRIFASWRLKFAPRIGPELTLEGVSHLRVREGRIVYQRDHFDTAGGLASAVPGLSSLYRAVLTRVT, encoded by the coding sequence ATGAGTCCGTCCGAAGAAGGAACGCTGGGTCAACGCTGGAGCCGGGCGCTCGAGACGCTGTTCCGCGAGCGCGAGCCGGCGCTGCCCGCATTCCTCTCCCTCTACGACGAGCACATCCAGTTCCAGGATCCGCTCCAGCGCGTCTCGGGCGTGGCCGCCTATGCCGAGCTCAACCGGCGCTTCCTGGCCCGCGCGCGCCGGCTCGACATCACCGTGGAGGAGCTGGCCGAACAGGACGGTCGCATCTTCGCGTCCTGGCGGCTGAAGTTCGCGCCGCGCATCGGGCCGGAGCTCACCCTGGAGGGGGTCAGCCACCTGAGGGTGCGCGAGGGGCGCATCGTCTACCAGAGAGACCACTTCGACACCGCGGGCGGTCTGGCCTCAGCGGTGCCCGGGCTGTCCTCGCTCTACCGGGCCGTGCTCACCCGGGTGACGTGA
- a CDS encoding VOC family protein, with translation MSKIVPCLWFNGQAEEAAKLYVSLLPDSRIDRVMRSPADNPSTPAGAVLTVEFTLAGQQFMGLNGGPKFPFTEAVSFTIDCADQAEVDRLWDALIQGGGSPGPCGWLKDRFGLSWQIVPRALTEMMGAPDREAAGRAMQAMMKMSKLDVATLQRAFEARPNA, from the coding sequence ATGTCCAAGATCGTCCCCTGCCTCTGGTTCAACGGTCAGGCCGAGGAAGCCGCGAAACTCTATGTCTCGCTGCTTCCCGATTCCCGCATCGACAGGGTGATGCGCTCGCCCGCGGACAATCCGAGCACGCCCGCTGGAGCCGTGCTGACGGTCGAGTTCACGCTCGCCGGGCAGCAGTTCATGGGTCTCAACGGCGGCCCCAAGTTCCCTTTCACGGAGGCCGTGTCCTTCACCATCGACTGCGCGGACCAGGCCGAGGTGGACCGGCTCTGGGACGCGCTGATTCAAGGTGGCGGCTCGCCCGGGCCATGCGGCTGGCTCAAGGACCGCTTCGGCCTCTCGTGGCAGATCGTCCCACGGGCCCTCACCGAAATGATGGGAGCACCTGACCGCGAGGCGGCGGGGCGCGCCATGCAGGCGATGATGAAGATGAGCAAACTCGATGTCGCGACCCTCCAGCGCGCCTTTGAGGCCAGACCGAACGCGTGA
- a CDS encoding methyltransferase, translating into MTSTPPHPAQLIVELGFGFIVSGALAAVTELGVADRLVQGPKSAALLSEELGTDASSLYRALRLLASAGVFTEDAEGRFGLTPAAELLRSQTQGSLRDAVLMLTQNIFWAPTGELADTIRTGKTPFDRIFGKPFFDYLASDAAAGATFHRGMSSLSDLENGPIARSYDFSPFQKVVDIGGGHGGFLIEVLQSSPKIRGVLFDHAHVLAESRIARAGFADRCEHATGDFFQEVPAGADVYVLKRILHDWSDEVCVGILRNCRSAMAPGGRVLVVDTVIPPGNAPHGGKVLDVMMLASLPGRERTEAEFGKLFAQAGLRLSRVIPTPTAMSITEAVAET; encoded by the coding sequence ATGACTTCGACTCCTCCCCATCCCGCTCAGCTCATCGTGGAGCTCGGCTTTGGCTTCATCGTCTCTGGCGCGCTCGCCGCGGTGACCGAGCTGGGTGTCGCCGATCGACTGGTACAAGGCCCCAAGAGCGCCGCCCTCCTCTCGGAGGAGCTTGGCACCGACGCCTCCTCGCTCTACCGGGCGCTCCGCCTGCTGGCGAGCGCGGGAGTGTTCACCGAGGACGCCGAAGGGCGCTTCGGCCTCACGCCCGCCGCGGAGTTGCTGCGCTCGCAGACGCAGGGCTCGCTGCGTGACGCGGTGCTGATGCTCACCCAGAACATCTTCTGGGCCCCGACCGGAGAGCTAGCGGACACGATCCGAACAGGAAAGACACCCTTCGACCGCATCTTCGGCAAGCCGTTCTTCGACTACCTCGCGAGCGACGCGGCGGCCGGAGCCACCTTCCACCGGGGGATGTCCAGCCTCTCGGACCTTGAGAACGGCCCCATCGCACGCAGCTATGACTTCAGCCCCTTCCAGAAGGTCGTGGACATCGGCGGGGGACACGGGGGGTTCCTCATCGAAGTGCTCCAGTCCTCTCCGAAGATCCGGGGCGTGCTCTTCGACCACGCCCATGTGCTCGCGGAGTCTCGAATCGCCAGAGCGGGCTTCGCGGATCGCTGCGAGCACGCCACGGGGGACTTCTTCCAGGAAGTGCCCGCGGGCGCGGACGTGTATGTCCTGAAGCGCATCCTCCACGACTGGAGCGATGAGGTCTGCGTCGGCATCCTGCGCAACTGCCGAAGCGCCATGGCACCGGGCGGGCGAGTCCTCGTCGTCGACACGGTCATCCCCCCAGGCAATGCCCCGCATGGGGGCAAGGTGCTGGACGTCATGATGCTGGCCTCACTGCCGGGCCGGGAGCGCACGGAAGCGGAGTTCGGGAAGCTCTTCGCTCAGGCAGGACTCCGACTCTCGAGGGTCATTCCCACTCCGACAGCGATGAGCATCACCGAGGCTGTCGCGGAGACCTGA